One Campylobacter pinnipediorum subsp. caledonicus genomic window carries:
- a CDS encoding polysaccharide deacetylase family protein: MSVVVLMYHHILPKAGFISSSVEQFKSQMSFLAKNGYKTLTSDEFFDYKKGLIDIPKKSVFITFDDGWRNNYYYAYPILKELGLKATIFLVTSWIEKASEQNSIKKAEFLPLQHNEAKKSAPINPAGVFLNWDEIYKMKDVFDFHSHTDGHTDGYFEDLPFEQDLMQCKNTIKTRLGFDDKQLCWPRGKYDNQKLQIAKDIGYEMFYTTKRGMNLNDGVLDEVKRIAVKNSSFWLAKTMFIYQNKMIFDIYSKIKK; encoded by the coding sequence TTGAGTGTAGTAGTTTTAATGTATCATCATATTTTACCAAAGGCTGGATTTATATCTAGTAGTGTAGAGCAGTTTAAAAGCCAAATGAGTTTTTTAGCAAAAAATGGATATAAGACCTTGACATCGGATGAGTTTTTTGACTATAAAAAAGGCTTGATAGATATACCCAAAAAATCAGTTTTTATAACATTTGATGATGGCTGGAGAAATAATTATTACTATGCTTATCCTATCTTAAAAGAATTAGGTCTTAAAGCTACGATTTTTTTGGTTACATCTTGGATAGAAAAAGCAAGCGAACAAAACTCTATAAAAAAAGCGGAGTTTTTACCACTTCAACATAATGAAGCTAAAAAAAGTGCTCCAATAAATCCAGCTGGAGTTTTTTTAAATTGGGATGAAATTTATAAAATGAAAGATGTGTTTGACTTTCATTCGCATACAGATGGACATACAGATGGATATTTTGAAGATTTGCCATTTGAACAAGATCTTATGCAATGCAAAAACACTATAAAAACTAGACTCGGCTTTGATGATAAACAGCTTTGCTGGCCAAGAGGAAAATATGATAATCAAAAGCTTCAAATAGCCAAAGACATAGGCTATGAGATGTTTTATACAACAAAAAGAGGTATGAATTTAAATGATGGTGTTTTGGATGAAGTTAAAAGAATAGCTGTTAAAAATAGCTCCTTTTGGCTTGCAAAAACTATGTTTATATATCAAAACAAGATGATTTTTGATATATATTCAAAGATTAAAAAGTAA
- a CDS encoding glycosyltransferase family 2 protein, which produces MKISIVMLTFNSEKYLKKALKSIEFADEVVIIDNGSTDKTKQICSEFKNTKFIFQQWLGFGKQKSFGVNQAKNDWIFVLDSDEIFTKKLENEIKYLLQNPKFFAYKVARLNYFFDKPIKQMGLYPDHSVRFFNKNHANFNDKEVHESVVLFDDKNKIGVLKNHFLHYAYENIEQFINKQNRYSTLGAKKNRLKAIINPAWTFFKLFVLKGGFMAGWRGYVIAKIYSQYTFWKYIK; this is translated from the coding sequence ATGAAAATTAGCATTGTAATGCTAACTTTTAATAGCGAAAAATACCTAAAAAAAGCTCTTAAAAGCATTGAGTTTGCAGATGAAGTCGTGATAATAGACAATGGCTCAACTGATAAAACTAAACAAATATGTAGCGAGTTTAAAAATACCAAATTTATCTTTCAGCAATGGCTTGGATTTGGCAAACAAAAATCATTTGGAGTAAATCAAGCAAAAAATGATTGGATTTTCGTGCTTGATAGTGATGAAATTTTTACAAAAAAACTAGAAAATGAAATCAAATATTTATTGCAAAATCCAAAGTTCTTTGCTTACAAAGTAGCTAGGCTTAATTATTTTTTTGACAAACCCATAAAACAAATGGGGCTTTATCCTGATCATAGTGTGAGATTTTTTAATAAAAATCATGCTAATTTTAACGATAAAGAAGTTCACGAAAGTGTTGTTTTATTTGATGATAAAAATAAAATTGGGGTTTTAAAAAATCATTTTTTGCATTATGCCTATGAAAACATAGAGCAGTTTATAAATAAACAAAACAGATATTCAACTCTTGGAGCTAAGAAAAATAGGTTAAAAGCAATAATAAATCCTGCCTGGACATTTTTTAAGCTTTTTGTTTTAAAAGGCGGATTTATGGCTGGTTGGCGTGGGTATGTCATAGCGAAAATTTATTCACAATACACTTTTTGGAAATACATAAAATGA
- a CDS encoding glycosyltransferase: MQKNIKVSFIVPIYNKEKHLKECIDSLINQTLKDIEIIAINDGSTDKTIEILQSHNDERLKIVTQSNQGSSAARNHGIELAQGEYVIFVDADDFVKDDYAEKTYNIAKKHNADMVVTDYYEHYGHTPPHTPRYMKDCVLLTNKQINDKISIVDKNDCLNSILSGRSVKNAIWNKIIKTDIIKKHSFPAGVFLSEDFCITTKNIFLSNKIVKLDEAFYYYRVGDSNMSSIARISYSGFVDFYYVCADITDFLIKTNFNYSQELIKKIQQRKIKRIYIEFLRFYPNLQNENYVKLLTFIKENISEIFEYDEFKKIRLKYKILLKYIHKTDDLNKICKTLILFDKINRLFSRKPKKELL, from the coding sequence ATGCAAAAAAATATAAAAGTGAGTTTTATTGTTCCAATATATAATAAAGAAAAACATCTAAAAGAGTGTATAGATAGTCTAATAAATCAAACCTTAAAAGATATAGAAATAATAGCAATAAATGATGGAAGCACTGATAAAACTATTGAAATTTTGCAAAGCCATAATGATGAAAGATTAAAAATAGTAACACAGTCAAATCAAGGCTCTAGTGCTGCTAGAAATCATGGAATAGAATTGGCTCAAGGCGAATATGTCATATTTGTTGATGCAGATGACTTTGTAAAAGACGATTATGCTGAAAAAACATACAATATCGCTAAAAAGCATAATGCAGATATGGTTGTTACCGACTATTATGAACATTATGGTCATACCCCCCCCCATACACCAAGATATATGAAAGATTGTGTTCTTTTAACAAATAAGCAAATTAATGATAAAATTAGCATTGTTGATAAAAATGATTGTTTGAATTCAATATTATCTGGTAGAAGTGTTAAAAATGCTATTTGGAATAAAATTATAAAAACTGATATTATAAAAAAACATAGTTTTCCTGCTGGAGTATTTTTATCAGAAGATTTTTGTATTACTACTAAAAATATCTTTTTATCTAATAAAATAGTAAAACTAGATGAAGCGTTTTATTATTATCGAGTAGGGGATAGTAATATGAGTAGTATAGCTAGAATTAGTTATAGTGGCTTTGTTGATTTTTATTATGTTTGTGCCGATATTACTGATTTTTTAATAAAAACTAATTTTAATTATTCGCAAGAATTAATTAAAAAAATACAACAAAGGAAAATAAAAAGAATATATATAGAGTTTTTAAGATTTTATCCAAATTTACAAAATGAAAATTATGTAAAGTTATTAACATTTATAAAAGAAAATATTTCTGAAATATTTGAATATGATGAGTTTAAAAAGATTAGACTTAAATATAAAATATTATTAAAATATATCCATAAAACAGATGACTTGAATAAAATTTGCAAAACACTTATTTTATTTGATAAAATAAATAGACTTTTTTCAAGAAAACCAAAAAAAGAATTATTGTAA
- the rfaQ gene encoding putative lipopolysaccharide heptosyltransferase III gives MKILVMKFRNIGDVLLTTPLLSNLKHHFPDAQIDFALNKGCEAVLQDNPNINKIHIYDRQATKSNGIFKRILTELRFIKAIKKEKYDIAIQTTTGDRGIIIAKYAKIKKIISFEGKNKAINKLITDKVLKSKWDTHTIDRNLEILKVLNLKPIHKKVEIFFDKNNINHLDLPENFIHVHLTSRWIFKCIKDETMAEIIDFCENKMQTKVVITADNNEIEKNKVKSVINICKSSPINLSGKLSLKQVAALNKKSLLFIGVDTAIMHIAAANDTPVIAFFGPSGVFEWGPWDNNLTQNEYKNINGNQKMGKHCVFQKNWDCVPCGQDGCNGSKISNCLMDFDIDDIKNAISSNIKNKLTF, from the coding sequence ATGAAAATACTAGTAATGAAATTTAGAAACATAGGGGATGTTTTATTAACAACACCGCTTTTATCAAACCTAAAACACCATTTTCCTGATGCACAAATAGACTTTGCATTAAATAAAGGATGCGAAGCTGTTTTACAAGATAATCCAAATATAAACAAAATACACATCTATGATAGACAAGCTACTAAAAGCAATGGAATTTTCAAAAGAATACTTACTGAGCTTAGATTTATAAAGGCTATCAAAAAAGAAAAATACGACATAGCGATACAAACAACAACTGGCGATAGAGGTATTATAATAGCAAAATATGCCAAAATAAAAAAAATCATTAGTTTTGAAGGCAAAAATAAAGCTATAAATAAACTAATAACCGATAAAGTGTTAAAATCAAAATGGGACACACATACCATTGATAGAAATTTAGAGATTTTAAAAGTTCTAAATTTAAAACCTATACATAAAAAAGTAGAGATTTTTTTTGACAAAAACAATATAAACCATTTAGACTTACCAGAAAATTTTATACATGTTCATCTAACCAGTAGATGGATATTTAAATGTATCAAAGATGAAACAATGGCAGAGATAATAGATTTTTGTGAAAATAAAATGCAGACAAAAGTAGTAATAACAGCAGATAATAACGAGATAGAAAAAAACAAAGTAAAATCTGTAATTAATATATGCAAAAGCAGTCCAATAAATTTAAGCGGTAAGTTAAGCCTAAAACAAGTAGCAGCCCTAAATAAAAAATCATTACTTTTTATAGGTGTTGATACAGCCATAATGCATATAGCAGCCGCCAATGATACACCAGTTATAGCATTTTTTGGTCCTAGTGGGGTTTTTGAATGGGGCCCGTGGGATAATAATTTAACGCAAAATGAATACAAAAATATAAATGGAAATCAAAAAATGGGCAAACATTGTGTTTTTCAAAAAAATTGGGACTGTGTTCCTTGTGGGCAGGATGGATGTAATGGAAGCAAAATTAGCAACTGCCTTATGGATTTTGATATCGACGATATAAAAAATGCAATATCATCAAATATAAAAAATAAACTTACTTTTTAA
- a CDS encoding sulfite exporter TauE/SafE family protein gives MLLFLLIFGVFVGFIAGFFGIGGGAIIVPAMLMLGFEMKAAIGISVFQMLFSSVFGSYFNYKDGNLKLDNGIFLGLGGAVGASFSGYIVSITPDIVLKLALLSIFIISIIKLYYNPKQAKTLIISKAILFAIGIGVGTLAISVGIGGSVFITPILVGFLGLDIKKASSMGLFFVIFSSFSGFLSFAYHGYIAYLDGALIGFGSIFGVFFGTRASNKIDKKLLKKYFLGLYLFMSAFLIYKILF, from the coding sequence ATGCTATTGTTTTTACTTATTTTTGGAGTTTTTGTAGGCTTCATCGCTGGTTTTTTTGGCATAGGTGGCGGGGCTATTATAGTTCCGGCCATGTTAATGCTTGGTTTTGAAATGAAAGCAGCAATTGGTATAAGTGTTTTTCAAATGCTTTTTAGCTCAGTTTTTGGCTCTTATTTTAACTACAAAGATGGAAATCTAAAATTAGACAATGGCATATTTTTAGGGCTTGGTGGTGCTGTTGGAGCTAGTTTTAGTGGATATATAGTGTCTATAACTCCAGATATTGTGCTGAAATTAGCCTTACTTTCAATATTTATTATTTCAATAATAAAACTTTATTATAACCCAAAACAAGCAAAAACACTAATAATATCAAAAGCTATTTTATTTGCCATAGGCATTGGTGTTGGGACTCTTGCTATTAGTGTTGGCATAGGTGGCTCTGTCTTCATCACCCCTATACTTGTTGGATTTTTAGGGCTTGATATTAAAAAAGCATCTTCCATGGGTCTATTTTTTGTTATATTTAGCTCATTTTCTGGATTTTTATCATTTGCATATCACGGATACATTGCATATTTGGATGGAGCTTTAATAGGTTTTGGGTCTATTTTTGGTGTGTTTTTTGGAACAAGAGCTTCAAATAAAATTGACAAAAAACTTTTAAAAAAGTATTTTTTAGGACTATACCTATTTATGAGTGCATTTTTGATTTATAAGATACTTTTTTAA
- a CDS encoding 3'-5' exonuclease produces MAKNCICVFDCETVPDVDLLRRVYGFDGDDMDVSLQAFEYQKSISGSEFLPVMFHKVVAISAVIADEYGKFERVNTMEGEDERDILSKFVNFINRLNPRLVSFNGRGFDLPMIMARAMRYNLTANAYYETDNKELNKSKWENYRSRYDARFHLDLLDHISDFGAVRGLKLDLLCASLNLPGKYDVHGDQVLQLYYENEILKINEYCESDVLNTYWLFLKFELLQGQITLDDYAYFLNTMSNFLNTNCKNKNYTDIFCDFISQELYRLQNKDGYKYISKIKKTAFDDIQRVSLENLDEHMAKNGLENVLKKASELKPSNAKMKIDEQIPEINLDDE; encoded by the coding sequence ATGGCAAAAAATTGTATTTGTGTGTTTGATTGTGAGACTGTTCCAGATGTGGATTTGTTGAGGCGAGTTTATGGTTTTGATGGTGATGACATGGATGTGAGTTTGCAAGCATTTGAATATCAAAAAAGTATAAGTGGTAGCGAGTTTTTGCCTGTTATGTTTCATAAGGTTGTAGCTATCTCTGCTGTTATAGCTGATGAATATGGTAAATTTGAGCGAGTTAATACTATGGAGGGCGAAGATGAGAGGGACATACTTTCTAAGTTTGTAAACTTCATAAATAGACTAAATCCACGCCTTGTTAGCTTTAATGGAAGAGGGTTTGATTTGCCTATGATTATGGCTAGGGCTATGAGATATAATTTAACCGCAAATGCTTATTATGAAACTGATAATAAAGAGCTTAATAAAAGCAAATGGGAGAATTATCGTTCAAGGTATGATGCTAGATTTCATCTTGATTTGCTTGATCATATTAGCGATTTTGGTGCTGTTAGAGGGCTTAAACTTGATTTGCTTTGCGCGAGTTTAAATTTGCCGGGGAAATATGATGTTCATGGAGATCAGGTATTGCAGCTTTATTATGAAAATGAAATTTTAAAAATAAACGAATATTGTGAGTCGGATGTTTTAAATACATATTGGTTATTTTTGAAATTTGAACTTTTGCAAGGTCAAATAACACTTGATGATTATGCCTATTTTTTAAACACTATGAGTAATTTTTTAAATACTAATTGTAAAAATAAGAACTATACAGATATTTTTTGTGATTTTATATCTCAAGAACTTTATAGATTGCAAAATAAAGATGGGTATAAATATATAAGTAAGATAAAAAAAACAGCTTTTGATGATATTCAAAGAGTTTCACTTGAAAATTTAGACGAACATATGGCCAAAAATGGACTTGAAAATGTATTAAAAAAAGCAAGTGAGTTAAAACCATCTAATGCAAAGATGAAAATAGATGAGCAAATTCCTGAGATAAATCTAGATGATGAGTAG
- a CDS encoding lipid A biosynthesis lauroyl acyltransferase yields the protein MDKVYIFGFYFLKTLIAITPSCIHNIFIKFMAFVYMKTNKKRFKVIMTNLDLAFEDSLTYEQKLNIANKVYINFANFLGINFIKNQDSTKEKILDRVVFKNENFLTKAIKDKRSIIIQSAHCGEWELIPLAIAAKFGKGSVIGRKLDSNAMQKILQKNRTQFNLELIDKKDGIKQILKSIKDGRMIGILVDQNTAKKEGIEVSFFNKRALHTPSASVIAEKTNSIIIPTLIHKLNENKNEICFFEPIDPNDYQNMKKHEAILQMTQKQADITEYFIRQNPDEYFWFHKRFKHFYEDKYEN from the coding sequence ATGGATAAAGTTTACATATTTGGTTTTTACTTTTTAAAAACTTTAATAGCCATAACTCCATCATGTATCCACAATATTTTTATTAAATTTATGGCCTTTGTATATATGAAAACAAACAAAAAAAGATTTAAGGTCATTATGACAAATCTTGATTTAGCTTTTGAAGATAGCCTTACATATGAGCAAAAACTAAATATAGCAAATAAAGTATATATAAATTTCGCAAATTTTTTAGGAATAAATTTTATAAAGAACCAAGATTCAACAAAAGAAAAAATTTTAGATAGGGTTGTTTTTAAAAACGAAAATTTCTTAACAAAAGCTATAAAAGACAAAAGAAGCATAATAATACAAAGCGCTCATTGTGGTGAATGGGAGCTTATACCTTTAGCAATAGCTGCAAAATTTGGAAAAGGAAGTGTTATAGGAAGAAAATTGGACAGTAATGCTATGCAAAAAATTTTACAAAAAAATAGAACACAATTTAATCTTGAATTGATAGATAAAAAAGACGGGATAAAACAAATATTAAAATCAATAAAAGATGGAAGAATGATTGGAATATTAGTAGATCAAAATACAGCAAAAAAAGAAGGAATTGAAGTAAGCTTTTTTAACAAAAGAGCTTTACATACCCCATCAGCAAGTGTAATTGCAGAAAAAACAAATTCAATAATTATACCAACTTTGATTCACAAATTAAATGAGAACAAAAACGAAATTTGTTTTTTTGAACCAATAGACCCAAATGATTATCAAAACATGAAAAAGCATGAAGCAATACTACAAATGACACAAAAACAAGCTGATATAACAGAATATTTTATAAGACAAAATCCAGATGAGTATTTTTGGTTTCATAAAAGATTTAAGCATTTTTACGAGGATAAATATGAAAATTAG
- the waaC gene encoding lipopolysaccharide heptosyltransferase I: protein MKNKNKIAIVKLSALGDIVHSVIVLQFIKKHVPNSHITWIVDERFADILRDHSLIDELVEIPLKDKKILKCYKILKNLDNFDVVIDMQGLLKSAIVSRIIGKNIYGFGIDSVKENIASLFYKHKLKIDYNENIIIRNLSLVSFALDFKFDKNDIINKNPCFDISPKEKNSKNTIIIAPFASEDNKCYDKFKDVINLLKEYEIYITHANDKELKSAEKLTKNTHAKLLERKNLKEMIKAISQTDLVIGNDSGLTHIAWAVNTPSITLFGNRPSKRNAFKTNVNLVVDMGKQPDAKSINKNDFCIKEILPETVANFAKRILNG from the coding sequence ATGAAAAATAAAAACAAAATAGCTATAGTAAAACTTTCCGCACTTGGTGATATAGTGCATTCGGTTATAGTTTTGCAATTTATAAAGAAACATGTACCAAACTCACATATAACATGGATAGTAGATGAGCGTTTTGCAGATATCTTAAGAGATCATTCATTGATAGATGAGCTTGTTGAAATACCACTAAAAGATAAAAAAATACTAAAATGTTATAAAATATTAAAAAATTTAGATAATTTTGATGTGGTTATAGATATGCAGGGGCTTTTAAAATCAGCTATAGTATCAAGAATAATAGGAAAAAATATATATGGTTTTGGCATAGATAGCGTAAAAGAAAACATAGCTTCATTATTTTACAAACACAAACTCAAAATTGACTATAATGAAAATATCATAATAAGAAATTTATCACTTGTATCTTTTGCTCTTGATTTTAAATTTGACAAAAATGACATAATAAACAAAAATCCTTGTTTTGATATAAGCCCAAAAGAAAAAAACAGCAAAAATACAATAATCATAGCCCCATTTGCAAGTGAAGATAATAAATGTTATGATAAATTTAAAGATGTTATAAATTTATTAAAAGAGTATGAAATTTATATAACTCACGCAAACGATAAAGAGCTAAAATCAGCCGAAAAACTAACAAAAAATACCCATGCAAAACTGTTAGAAAGAAAAAATCTAAAAGAGATGATAAAAGCAATATCTCAAACTGATTTAGTAATAGGAAATGATAGCGGATTAACTCATATTGCATGGGCTGTAAATACCCCATCAATCACTCTTTTTGGAAATAGGCCAAGTAAAAGAAATGCATTTAAAACAAATGTAAATTTGGTAGTAGATATGGGAAAACAACCTGATGCAAAAAGTATCAACAAAAACGACTTTTGCATAAAAGAGATACTTCCTGAAACAGTTGCAAATTTCGCAAAAAGGATATTAAATGGATAA
- a CDS encoding glycosyltransferase family A protein produces the protein MSAFNQQKEISRINKNYPNRHQLDASHINLSYITHFYCNQENIDSVISLLRKYEQYSPDLLDQIEFIIVDDGSPIQYEIPEFDLNIRWLKINEDIQWNQAGARNLGATYARSDKIVMLDLDHYIHENTLWYMANKRPLGRNIYKIYRTSANNDGKIRKGHANLFFMSRARFMRFYGYDEEFAGHYGSEDFRFVKFHKAHGSKQSYLPKKYLCSTRDNNTDLKDNVNREKSYHTLKRDLSYNTPVDLRKKIENRNFGAEYGHSRIFLNFTWTILSEQYRKNIPNPKSKKWWYYLWYFRWLFGNN, from the coding sequence ATGTCTGCATTTAATCAACAAAAAGAGATATCAAGAATAAATAAAAACTATCCGAACAGACATCAACTAGATGCTTCTCATATAAATTTAAGCTACATAACTCATTTTTATTGCAATCAAGAAAACATAGACTCAGTCATATCTTTACTTAGAAAATATGAACAATATTCGCCGGATTTGTTGGATCAAATTGAGTTTATTATAGTAGATGATGGATCGCCAATACAATACGAAATACCAGAGTTTGATTTAAATATAAGATGGCTTAAAATAAACGAAGATATACAATGGAACCAAGCAGGCGCCAGAAATCTAGGAGCCACATATGCAAGAAGTGACAAGATTGTAATGTTAGATTTGGACCACTATATACACGAAAACACACTTTGGTATATGGCAAATAAAAGACCCTTAGGGAGAAATATATATAAAATTTATAGAACTTCTGCCAACAATGATGGCAAAATAAGAAAAGGGCATGCTAATTTATTTTTTATGAGCAGGGCTAGATTTATGAGGTTTTATGGATATGATGAAGAATTTGCAGGGCATTATGGAAGTGAAGATTTTAGATTTGTAAAATTTCATAAAGCACATGGCTCAAAACAATCATACCTCCCTAAAAAATATCTTTGTTCAACAAGAGATAATAATACTGATTTAAAAGATAATGTAAATAGAGAAAAATCATATCATACTTTAAAAAGAGATTTGTCATACAACACACCAGTAGATCTTAGAAAAAAAATAGAAAATCGTAATTTTGGAGCAGAATATGGGCATTCTAGGATTTTTCTTAATTTCACATGGACAATTTTAAGCGAACAATATAGAAAAAATATACCTAATCCTAAAAGCAAAAAATGGTGGTATTACTTATGGTATTTTCGTTGGCTATTTGGGAATAATTAA